The following coding sequences are from one Myxococcales bacterium window:
- a CDS encoding universal stress protein — MSTLSSSSSSKHPSSARPVLAAVDGSSFSRKVAEVASRIADAFNLRLALLHVVEPLTEPMASRLQLSEQDWIESRLREGQLVLEELCRDLRLESADRILLAGPVPETICGEAEDADAEMIVLGAHGHGPVPRIMLGSVGDRVASLATRTVTIVR; from the coding sequence ATGTCGACACTGTCCTCGTCCTCGAGCTCGAAACACCCTTCGTCTGCGCGTCCCGTGTTGGCCGCCGTGGACGGATCGTCGTTTTCACGAAAGGTGGCGGAGGTCGCAAGTCGGATCGCCGATGCGTTCAATCTGCGCTTGGCGCTGCTGCACGTGGTGGAGCCTCTCACCGAGCCCATGGCCAGCCGCCTTCAGCTGTCCGAGCAGGATTGGATCGAATCACGCTTGCGCGAGGGGCAGTTGGTGCTGGAAGAGCTTTGTCGCGACCTTCGTCTCGAGAGCGCCGATCGCATCTTGTTGGCGGGCCCTGTGCCTGAGACCATTTGCGGCGAAGCTGAAGATGCCGACGCCGAGATGATCGTTCTGGGCGCGCACGGTCACGGCCCCGTGCCGCGCATCATGCTGGGCTCGGTGGGGGATCGGGTGGCCTCGCTGGCGACCCGAACCGTCACCATCGTTCGCTAA
- a CDS encoding cytochrome c: MNVFIAARVAALLGISLPSATGAGPGADASMRGAAPTEAAEVPRHRKAPVDLVWMVGPPSDAAPKGPAPDNTAALRKRGVALFKRNCASCHGTWGDGRGPAAATLTVPTPDFTKGIFKLRSTPSGTLPTPADLYVTISRGMHGTEMFPWARFSEDERWALVYRIMSFSPRFRSEEPGKPFGMPAETPPVTEALVAKGQSLYARHRCGACHGPEGGADGPAAALYQQTGTERPVRIRDFKKGQFLRGERMEDIFLTLQTGLDGTPMGPYDVLSVPELWALAAYVKSLVQQRPLIEAPAWGDRAPR, translated from the coding sequence ATGAATGTGTTCATTGCGGCTCGTGTCGCCGCGCTGCTTGGGATCAGCTTGCCTTCAGCAACGGGTGCAGGACCTGGAGCGGACGCCTCGATGCGCGGTGCGGCCCCCACCGAAGCGGCGGAGGTGCCAAGGCACAGAAAGGCGCCGGTGGACCTCGTGTGGATGGTGGGGCCACCCTCTGACGCCGCGCCGAAGGGACCTGCGCCAGACAACACGGCGGCCCTGCGGAAGCGGGGTGTGGCGCTGTTCAAGCGCAACTGCGCTAGCTGTCATGGAACGTGGGGAGATGGGCGCGGGCCCGCGGCGGCAACCCTGACCGTGCCCACGCCCGACTTCACGAAGGGGATTTTCAAGCTGCGCTCCACGCCTTCGGGAACCTTGCCCACGCCCGCAGATCTCTACGTCACGATCTCACGCGGCATGCATGGCACCGAGATGTTCCCGTGGGCGAGGTTTTCGGAAGATGAGCGGTGGGCGCTGGTCTATCGCATCATGAGCTTTTCGCCCCGTTTCCGCAGCGAAGAGCCGGGCAAACCCTTCGGGATGCCCGCGGAGACGCCGCCCGTCACGGAGGCCCTCGTGGCCAAGGGCCAGTCGCTCTATGCGCGGCATCGCTGCGGCGCTTGCCACGGACCCGAGGGCGGTGCGGATGGGCCCGCGGCTGCGCTGTACCAGCAGACCGGGACCGAACGCCCCGTGCGCATCCGTGACTTCAAAAAGGGCCAGTTCCTGCGCGGCGAGCGCATGGAAGACATCTTCCTCACGCTGCAGACCGGGTTGGATGGCACGCCCATGGGCCCCTACGACGTACTCTCGGTGCCGGAGTTGTGGGCGCTTGCGGCGTATGTGAAGTCACTCGTGCAGCAAAGGCCCCTCATCGAAGCACCCGCGTGGGGTGATCGCGCCCCGCGCTGA
- a CDS encoding GFA family protein yields the protein MTTKHRGSCHCGKVQYEVEVDLESPVVACNCSMCGRSGTLLSFVPGPAFSLLSGDDVLTDYRFNKHVIDHLFCSICGIKPFARGTRPDGTPTVAINVRCLEGVDLETLKVQKFDGRSY from the coding sequence ATGACGACGAAACACAGGGGAAGCTGCCATTGTGGCAAGGTCCAGTACGAGGTGGAGGTCGACCTCGAGAGCCCCGTAGTGGCCTGCAACTGCTCGATGTGTGGGCGAAGCGGAACGCTTCTGTCTTTCGTGCCCGGACCCGCGTTCTCGCTGCTGAGCGGAGACGATGTGCTGACCGACTATCGGTTCAACAAACACGTCATCGACCACCTCTTCTGCTCGATATGCGGCATCAAACCGTTTGCGCGGGGCACACGCCCCGATGGCACTCCCACGGTGGCGATCAACGTGCGGTGCCTCGAAGGCGTGGACCTCGAGACCCTGAAGGTTCAGAAGTTCGACGGCCGCTCCTATTGA
- a CDS encoding class I SAM-dependent methyltransferase produces the protein MAETYAPFDWYETPLYYDIVFDEDTQKEAAFLQALHARHVRRPTGRLLEPACGSGRLVAAMAKRGFSVSGFDASEGMIAFARARTRAYGARVHLSTQTMQGFSYKSRFDMAFCLVSTFKYLLTETDAQAHLERVAACLRPGGVYLLGFHLTDYDRTNAERERWVQSRGDDHVTCNIQIWPPERRTRLERARSRLVVRPVRGKGSAKRFETNWHFRTYSRAQFLTLIAKVPSLRHVDTHDFDYDPDHHARFGEDRADVIAVLRRE, from the coding sequence ATGGCTGAGACCTACGCGCCCTTCGACTGGTACGAGACCCCTCTTTACTACGACATCGTCTTCGACGAGGACACCCAGAAAGAAGCTGCGTTCTTGCAGGCCCTCCACGCGCGGCACGTCAGGCGTCCCACGGGGCGTTTGCTCGAGCCCGCGTGCGGCTCGGGGCGTTTGGTGGCCGCCATGGCCAAACGAGGGTTTTCGGTCAGTGGCTTCGATGCCAGCGAGGGCATGATCGCGTTCGCGAGGGCCCGGACGCGGGCCTACGGGGCGCGGGTTCATTTGTCGACACAGACGATGCAGGGGTTTTCCTACAAGAGCCGCTTCGACATGGCGTTTTGTTTGGTCAGCACCTTCAAATACCTGCTGACCGAGACCGACGCCCAGGCGCATCTCGAGCGTGTGGCGGCCTGCCTGCGCCCGGGCGGTGTTTATCTGCTGGGATTTCACCTCACCGATTACGATCGCACCAACGCCGAGCGCGAACGCTGGGTGCAAAGCCGGGGTGATGACCATGTCACGTGCAACATCCAGATCTGGCCGCCGGAGCGCCGGACCCGGCTCGAACGGGCGCGTTCGCGGCTGGTGGTACGACCTGTCCGGGGGAAGGGGTCGGCCAAGCGTTTCGAGACGAACTGGCACTTTCGCACCTACAGCCGCGCTCAGTTCCTGACGTTGATCGCCAAAGTGCCTTCGCTCAGGCACGTCGACACCCACGATTTCGACTACGACCCCGACCACCATGCCCGCTTCGGGGAGGATCGCGCCGACGTGATCGCCGTGCTCCGTCGGGAGTGA
- a CDS encoding AAA family ATPase, with protein sequence METDEAFAHEVEQLCSPAAFPAQGGGDVELITTHISWVLRGRRDVFKLKRPVRYAFVDFSSPEQRRHACEEEVRLNTRLAPDVYGGVVPVYRAQGKLSFVGPGEVVEHAVRMRRLNDADSCRERLARNALSPEHLAALAQRLAAFYRCAPLASAFGTPERLRALVLDNFDEIARVPEFPAPARSIARLRAHAASHLEKLLPRLDARHDGGAVRDGHGDLRLEHVYFEGDALVPVVIDAVEFEPAFRGSDMALDVAFFAMELEDAGRADLAAWLWSCFARALQDYGFYPLIDTFVMYRAAVRAKVAALTAVGAPAHVRRRKRDEARRLFALAERAGHDHHTGRPAVICVGGLVGAGKSVVAEALARAIVGPVISSDHTRKALAGVSPDQQAAPAHYTAAFSDATLQAMRAHATLVLESHRPVVLDATFRSRAWRDEARALATAQGVPFLFVEATCQESVLRARLRARQARPGVSDAREAQLDDLLRTFEPLSELPAAVHLRVDTEQPLADALAAVTARLASG encoded by the coding sequence ATGGAGACGGACGAGGCCTTCGCGCACGAGGTCGAGCAGCTCTGCTCGCCGGCCGCCTTTCCCGCGCAAGGGGGAGGTGATGTCGAGCTCATCACCACGCACATCTCATGGGTGCTCAGGGGCCGAAGGGACGTCTTCAAGCTGAAGCGCCCCGTGCGCTACGCTTTCGTCGACTTCTCTTCGCCAGAGCAACGGCGGCATGCCTGCGAAGAGGAAGTGCGCTTGAACACGCGGCTTGCTCCCGATGTTTATGGCGGCGTCGTGCCCGTGTATCGAGCGCAGGGCAAGCTCTCCTTCGTGGGTCCGGGCGAGGTCGTGGAGCACGCGGTGCGCATGCGTCGCCTGAACGATGCTGACTCGTGCCGTGAACGCCTGGCGCGCAACGCCCTTTCGCCGGAACACCTCGCCGCGCTGGCGCAACGTCTGGCAGCGTTTTATCGGTGCGCCCCGCTGGCATCTGCTTTCGGGACGCCCGAGCGGTTGCGGGCGCTGGTGCTCGACAACTTCGACGAGATCGCGCGCGTGCCGGAATTCCCTGCACCTGCGCGGTCCATTGCGCGGTTGCGTGCCCACGCCGCGTCCCACCTCGAAAAGCTGCTGCCACGGCTCGACGCCCGTCATGACGGGGGCGCGGTGCGAGACGGCCACGGGGATCTGCGCCTCGAGCACGTGTATTTCGAGGGCGATGCGCTCGTGCCCGTCGTGATCGACGCCGTGGAGTTCGAGCCGGCGTTCCGCGGGTCCGACATGGCGCTCGATGTGGCGTTCTTCGCGATGGAGCTCGAGGATGCGGGGCGGGCTGATCTTGCCGCGTGGTTGTGGTCGTGTTTTGCGCGGGCGTTGCAGGACTATGGGTTTTACCCGCTCATCGATACGTTCGTGATGTACAGGGCCGCCGTGCGGGCGAAGGTGGCCGCGCTGACGGCGGTGGGAGCGCCTGCTCACGTGCGCAGGCGCAAGCGGGACGAGGCGCGGCGGCTCTTCGCGCTGGCCGAACGCGCCGGTCACGATCACCACACGGGCCGCCCGGCCGTGATCTGCGTGGGCGGTTTGGTGGGGGCCGGTAAGAGTGTCGTGGCCGAAGCGCTTGCGCGGGCGATCGTGGGGCCCGTGATCTCCTCTGACCATACCCGCAAGGCCCTGGCGGGTGTGTCGCCCGACCAGCAAGCGGCGCCGGCCCACTACACCGCGGCGTTTTCGGACGCCACCCTGCAGGCGATGCGGGCGCATGCCACGTTGGTGCTCGAGAGCCACCGCCCCGTCGTGCTCGATGCCACGTTTCGCAGCCGCGCCTGGCGGGACGAGGCCCGGGCCCTGGCCACGGCGCAGGGTGTACCTTTTCTCTTCGTCGAAGCGACGTGCCAGGAGAGCGTGCTGCGCGCCCGGCTGCGGGCGCGGCAGGCGCGGCCAGGGGTCTCGGACGCGCGCGAGGCCCAGCTCGACGACCTGCTGCGTACCTTCGAGCCCCTGAGCGAACTGCCAGCGGCCGTGCACCTACGCGTGGACACCGAGCAGCCGCTGGCGGACGCGCTCGCGGCGGTGACGGCAAGGCTTGCCAGCGGCTAA
- a CDS encoding MFS transporter has protein sequence MSTLPISTPPQVASLASAAAPKVLLHPAFVRLLFVQSALGLSFSVFLILPKHLTVGLGAGPFEIGWIMALYGAANILLAKPLARLLRRVGRRRFMRLGALCTAVGGAVFMFVDHAGLLAGFGRFVQGIAWAMIFTAGSALAADLAPPGRMAQAMGVFASAVLAMNAVGPPLAEPLLAEGGPIVVFGIAVAAALLAFVLAGRLPADGPTLETAQVTPAAGRVLPVQLWALWAVLGFSCATMFSFHQPLALQRGVLRVSDFLLGYTVTALAVRVVAGRWLDRVGYERACRASLALYGVVVAGTQLMAPGTIAVLGAVFGIAHGTFYPSFMALSLARVSADERPLLMTTVNVAFSAGSLLVVALGFVAEQVGLPLVFSGVGAVTLAGLWCLRRRG, from the coding sequence ATGTCCACGTTACCGATTTCTACACCGCCTCAGGTTGCCTCCCTCGCTTCGGCCGCAGCGCCCAAGGTCTTGCTGCACCCCGCGTTCGTGCGCCTGCTCTTCGTGCAATCAGCGCTGGGCTTGTCTTTTTCGGTGTTTCTGATCTTGCCGAAGCACCTCACGGTGGGGCTGGGCGCAGGACCTTTCGAGATAGGCTGGATCATGGCGCTCTACGGTGCTGCGAACATCCTGCTGGCAAAGCCGTTGGCGCGGCTGCTGCGGCGGGTGGGACGCAGGCGGTTCATGCGCTTGGGGGCGTTGTGCACGGCCGTGGGGGGCGCGGTGTTCATGTTCGTGGATCACGCGGGGCTCTTGGCGGGCTTCGGGCGCTTCGTGCAGGGCATCGCCTGGGCGATGATCTTCACGGCGGGCAGCGCCTTGGCTGCCGACCTGGCCCCTCCGGGGCGCATGGCGCAGGCGATGGGTGTGTTCGCCAGTGCGGTGTTGGCGATGAACGCCGTGGGCCCTCCGCTCGCCGAGCCGCTGCTGGCCGAGGGCGGCCCGATCGTGGTGTTCGGCATTGCTGTGGCGGCGGCGCTGCTGGCGTTCGTGCTGGCGGGGCGCTTGCCGGCTGATGGGCCCACGCTCGAGACGGCCCAGGTGACGCCCGCGGCGGGGCGTGTGTTGCCTGTGCAGCTGTGGGCGCTGTGGGCGGTGTTGGGGTTTTCCTGCGCCACGATGTTCTCGTTTCATCAACCACTGGCGCTGCAACGGGGCGTGCTGCGCGTGTCGGATTTCCTGCTTGGGTACACGGTAACGGCGCTGGCGGTGCGGGTGGTGGCGGGGCGCTGGCTGGATCGGGTGGGATACGAGCGGGCCTGTCGGGCGTCGTTGGCGCTCTATGGTGTGGTGGTGGCAGGCACACAGCTGATGGCGCCGGGTACGATCGCGGTGCTGGGCGCCGTGTTCGGGATCGCCCACGGTACGTTTTACCCGTCGTTCATGGCCCTCTCGCTCGCACGTGTGAGCGCGGACGAGCGGCCCTTGCTGATGACCACCGTGAACGTGGCCTTCAGCGCCGGCAGCCTGCTGGTGGTGGCGCTGGGGTTCGTGGCCGAGCAGGTGGGGTTGCCCCTGGTGTTCTCGGGTGTGGGGGCGGTGACGCTGGCAGGGCTTTGGTGTTTGAGGCGGCGGGGCTGA
- a CDS encoding response regulator, whose product MPRRILVVDDHVELAENIAEILDGEGYTTAVAESAEAALACVPAARFDALITDYRLPGLSGADLISTLMQQGRSLPAVVMSAYTDPHTIALARSAGARLVLPKPVDIESLLTALRDILRTGADAAPLEAR is encoded by the coding sequence ATGCCGCGCCGAATCCTCGTGGTCGACGACCATGTGGAGTTGGCTGAGAACATCGCCGAGATTCTCGACGGTGAGGGCTACACCACCGCGGTGGCAGAGTCGGCCGAAGCCGCTTTGGCCTGCGTGCCCGCCGCACGCTTCGATGCGCTCATCACCGACTACCGCTTGCCGGGCTTGAGTGGGGCCGACTTGATCAGCACGCTGATGCAGCAAGGACGCAGCCTCCCGGCCGTGGTCATGAGCGCCTACACCGACCCGCACACCATAGCGCTTGCGCGCTCGGCGGGCGCGCGCTTGGTGCTGCCCAAGCCCGTGGACATCGAGAGCTTGCTTACCGCCTTGCGCGACATCCTCCGCACCGGCGCGGACGCCGCTCCTCTCGAGGCGCGCTGA
- a CDS encoding LON peptidase substrate-binding domain-containing protein produces the protein MNSGEVCEDIMPVVGVASTVLFPGMTCTLLLGTLRAYGAVREAHRTIGPAHVAVCSVPDREADPTHEGPAPLCPTGVLARVFRLRQHETGLWIADFRAQARVHVTQFLREHPFRLARVKEAFDESEETASLEALVDLARERLCQLKRQSPACSMAAEVLAALVAAQHLHARIAALMGCLTLLPLAERQAALESNRVSARLECVLNTLEARLDPLARPAGPRPS, from the coding sequence ATGAATTCCGGTGAGGTGTGCGAAGACATAATGCCCGTCGTGGGGGTGGCCAGCACGGTGCTGTTTCCGGGGATGACCTGCACGCTTCTGCTCGGAACCCTGAGGGCTTACGGGGCCGTTCGCGAAGCCCACCGTACGATCGGCCCGGCTCACGTCGCCGTGTGTTCCGTGCCCGACCGTGAGGCCGACCCCACGCACGAAGGGCCGGCCCCCTTGTGTCCCACCGGCGTGCTCGCGCGGGTCTTTCGCCTGCGCCAGCACGAGACCGGGCTGTGGATCGCCGACTTTCGTGCGCAGGCCCGGGTGCATGTGACGCAGTTTCTGCGGGAACACCCCTTCCGCTTGGCCCGCGTGAAGGAGGCGTTCGACGAAAGCGAAGAGACGGCCTCGCTGGAGGCGCTCGTCGACTTGGCACGCGAGCGCCTGTGCCAACTCAAGCGCCAAAGTCCCGCGTGCAGCATGGCTGCCGAGGTGTTGGCGGCCCTCGTGGCGGCGCAGCACCTTCACGCCCGCATCGCCGCCCTCATGGGCTGCCTGACGCTCTTGCCCCTTGCAGAACGGCAAGCGGCGCTCGAGTCGAACCGGGTCTCCGCCCGGCTCGAATGCGTGCTGAACACCCTCGAAGCGCGCTTGGACCCGCTCGCCCGCCCCGCGGGCCCCCGCCCCTCCTGA
- a CDS encoding LuxR C-terminal-related transcriptional regulator codes for MALGLWAGLRSGGCAPAHAELRFPALGFTTHRPASFVHAVAQTPDRFLWIGTQRGLVRFDGHRMVLFDGARTPGLPAGAVTALLVDARGTLWVGTEQGGLAYRTGAGFASAAAEGGPGKGRVTAMALGPEHELWVGTETALYRRVAEGFVAFGTEDGLPARDILALARDGRGVLWAETRLGRVAFAHGRFGPAPTGQGPQLSPLPLALDALFPEPPGSWAYLRGRSVVAALRDRRGDLWFSLPGAGGLMHASSTGRQTYTTRDGLGANLVTSLSTDGEGGLWAGTFGGGVTAIRPRRWQVLGQAQGLPSNDVWAAATAREGGVWLLSPAGLVLVKTDAPAALTVWPSQGRAVPGDGSVLPLPAPQRLSASPTGDLWLTGLDPLLVRFDGRTFETLRVPEVPAAARPTALLADDEGVWLGFADGRLLSYRQGRFVAVMPPAPVCSSPGTPCVRAISAIADRSAGGVWVGTRGAGVLAVQDADARVVVWPAQGGEEVRALHESRLGVLWGATAHGLLHHDGRVTCLLKGAHGLASTTLTDVLEDSRGRLWLAGESGLFTVSERQAAQVARTGQGQLDPEAFGLDDGLPTELTRAGGATRGRDGRLWFPTLAGALVFEAPESVRPAPPPQPVIDQVWVDGHPVSVGGGSKVVVPANLRSLTLSFTAPLFAEPERLRFRYRLVGRDEPTREAGFIEAEGGQRSVHFAGVASGTHRFELQAYRQGQRAQAARVALTLHVPAPWQKRSWALALGLGVVGLGAWVWHGQRLREQRKSLALARAEAQSRCERLAHDLLDDLAPVFLAAEPQRDRAGPAGPQRALVQGAALTRQAALRLRARATGLGPVIEALQAESRLYEGVLIEVSAAGEALALPPELAYELVHAAQSMVRNAVDHGHARFVSLELQALPAQVSLWLRSDGEDFAPGFEASLRARAERGDGTLMVHAARGVGTEVGVCFPAPAAAEFASAAGVEREAFSEALRRRVREPVAAWLSRQEGMAESDALSPREREVLEQLCENPSDGALARSLGIDEATVRIHVSLVLLKLGVQRRTDAVAVAWAQGLVRKG; via the coding sequence ATGGCCCTTGGGCTTTGGGCCGGGCTTCGGAGCGGCGGCTGTGCGCCGGCCCACGCCGAGCTGCGCTTTCCCGCGCTCGGTTTTACGACGCACCGGCCGGCAAGCTTCGTCCATGCGGTGGCACAGACGCCCGACCGGTTCCTTTGGATCGGAACCCAGCGGGGGCTGGTCCGCTTCGACGGGCATCGGATGGTGCTTTTCGACGGCGCCCGCACACCTGGCCTACCCGCAGGCGCCGTGACGGCGTTGTTGGTCGACGCACGCGGCACCCTGTGGGTGGGAACCGAACAGGGCGGCCTGGCCTATCGCACGGGGGCCGGTTTCGCTTCGGCGGCGGCTGAGGGAGGTCCCGGCAAAGGCCGCGTCACCGCCATGGCGCTCGGGCCCGAGCACGAGCTGTGGGTGGGAACCGAGACGGCGCTTTATCGGCGGGTGGCTGAAGGCTTCGTGGCGTTTGGCACCGAAGACGGTCTTCCTGCGCGGGACATTTTGGCTTTGGCCAGGGACGGGCGCGGGGTGCTGTGGGCCGAGACCCGCCTCGGACGCGTGGCCTTTGCGCACGGCCGCTTTGGGCCCGCGCCAACGGGGCAGGGGCCGCAGCTGTCTCCGCTGCCCCTCGCCCTCGATGCGCTTTTTCCGGAGCCTCCTGGCAGCTGGGCGTACCTGCGGGGCCGTTCCGTGGTGGCCGCCTTGCGCGACCGCAGGGGTGATCTGTGGTTCTCGCTGCCGGGCGCGGGCGGACTCATGCACGCCAGTTCCACCGGCCGCCAGACGTACACCACACGCGACGGCCTCGGCGCCAACCTGGTCACGTCGCTATCGACTGATGGCGAGGGAGGCCTGTGGGCGGGCACTTTCGGGGGGGGCGTCACCGCGATCCGCCCGCGGCGCTGGCAGGTGTTGGGCCAGGCCCAGGGGCTGCCGAGCAACGATGTGTGGGCGGCCGCAACGGCGCGGGAGGGCGGGGTGTGGTTGCTCTCGCCCGCGGGCTTGGTGCTCGTGAAAACTGACGCGCCCGCCGCGCTCACGGTGTGGCCGAGTCAGGGCCGTGCGGTCCCCGGCGACGGCTCCGTGCTGCCGCTCCCCGCGCCACAGCGCCTCTCAGCCTCACCCACGGGCGATCTGTGGCTGACCGGTCTCGACCCGCTCTTGGTCCGCTTTGATGGGCGCACCTTCGAGACCTTGCGTGTGCCCGAGGTGCCCGCAGCCGCGCGTCCTACTGCGCTCTTGGCCGATGACGAGGGTGTTTGGCTGGGGTTCGCCGATGGGCGCCTGCTTTCGTACCGACAGGGGCGCTTCGTGGCGGTGATGCCGCCCGCGCCCGTATGCAGCTCGCCAGGCACGCCTTGTGTGCGGGCGATCTCCGCGATCGCCGATCGGAGCGCTGGGGGCGTGTGGGTGGGGACACGCGGCGCTGGTGTGCTTGCCGTGCAGGACGCCGACGCCCGCGTGGTGGTGTGGCCCGCGCAGGGCGGGGAAGAGGTGCGAGCCCTTCATGAAAGCCGCCTGGGTGTGTTGTGGGGCGCCACGGCCCACGGCCTGCTTCATCACGACGGGCGCGTGACCTGTTTGCTCAAGGGGGCACACGGCCTTGCGAGCACGACGCTCACCGATGTGCTCGAGGACAGCCGCGGCAGGCTGTGGCTGGCCGGCGAAAGCGGCCTCTTCACCGTATCGGAGCGCCAGGCCGCCCAGGTTGCGCGCACGGGCCAGGGGCAGCTCGATCCCGAAGCGTTCGGCCTCGACGACGGGCTGCCCACCGAGCTCACGCGCGCGGGGGGTGCCACGCGCGGCCGCGACGGGCGCCTTTGGTTCCCGACCCTCGCCGGCGCCCTGGTCTTCGAGGCTCCCGAGAGCGTACGGCCCGCACCGCCCCCGCAACCCGTGATCGACCAGGTGTGGGTGGATGGGCATCCCGTCTCCGTCGGCGGGGGTAGCAAGGTCGTTGTTCCCGCGAACCTGCGTTCCCTGACTCTGTCTTTCACCGCGCCTCTTTTTGCTGAGCCCGAGCGGCTCCGCTTTCGCTACCGCCTGGTGGGGCGCGATGAACCCACCCGCGAAGCGGGCTTCATCGAGGCCGAGGGAGGGCAGCGATCGGTGCACTTTGCGGGCGTGGCTTCGGGAACGCATCGTTTCGAGCTGCAGGCCTACCGCCAGGGCCAACGCGCGCAAGCTGCCCGGGTGGCGCTCACCCTGCACGTCCCGGCACCCTGGCAGAAACGCTCCTGGGCCCTGGCGCTCGGGCTCGGGGTGGTGGGCCTCGGCGCTTGGGTGTGGCACGGGCAGCGCCTGCGTGAACAGCGCAAGTCCCTGGCCCTTGCGCGTGCAGAGGCACAGAGCCGCTGCGAGCGCCTCGCGCACGATCTGCTCGACGATCTGGCGCCGGTATTCTTGGCCGCCGAGCCGCAGCGGGACCGCGCGGGACCGGCCGGCCCCCAACGCGCGCTCGTTCAAGGGGCCGCGCTCACCCGTCAGGCGGCTTTGCGGCTCAGAGCGCGGGCCACCGGGCTCGGTCCCGTGATCGAGGCCCTCCAGGCCGAATCGCGGCTTTACGAGGGCGTGCTCATCGAGGTGAGCGCCGCGGGCGAGGCGCTCGCGCTGCCGCCCGAACTGGCGTACGAACTCGTGCACGCGGCCCAAAGCATGGTGCGGAACGCCGTGGATCACGGACATGCGCGCTTCGTGAGCCTCGAGCTTCAGGCCTTGCCGGCGCAGGTCTCGTTATGGCTGCGCAGCGACGGCGAGGACTTCGCGCCTGGCTTCGAGGCGAGCCTGCGCGCCCGTGCGGAACGCGGGGACGGAACCCTCATGGTGCATGCGGCACGCGGCGTGGGCACGGAGGTGGGTGTGTGTTTCCCGGCACCTGCGGCGGCTGAGTTCGCAAGCGCGGCGGGCGTGGAGCGCGAGGCCTTCAGCGAGGCCCTTCGACGAAGGGTCCGTGAGCCTGTCGCCGCGTGGCTCTCGCGGCAGGAGGGTATGGCGGAGTCTGACGCGCTTTCCCCGCGGGAGCGCGAGGTGCTGGAACAGTTGTGTGAAAACCCGAGTGATGGCGCGCTCGCGCGGTCCCTGGGCATTGACGAAGCCACCGTGCGTATTCACGTGAGCCTCGTGCTGCTCAAGCTCGGCGTGCAGCGGCGCACCGATGCGGTGGCGGTGGCGTGGGCCCAAGGGCTCGTGCGCAAAGGGTGA
- a CDS encoding histidine kinase: MGDFTFFERLKDYVRFGPDDSRHLKEAFPFVEAHFKPIIDDFYDAILTHEDASKAITGGDEQVERLKNTLMSWLAEMFEGPHDEAYFDKRARIGRMHVRIGLPQDYMFTAMNRIRVRLLKVVYDNLHPDKERCLLTATALEKILDLELAIMLETYRESLLSANRAAERLATIGQFATGIGHELRNPLGVVESSIFLLRQRLGPEVAADPRVAKHIDRIQSELRRANKTITDLLELARNRPPSRQTTSARGLIAQAVTASNLPDTVHVVVEVPEDLSVEVDPGQMSQVFANLFLNAAQAMGNVGRIMVSASARNGRVEFRVSDDGPGVPVDVAHRIFEPLFTTKAKGTGIGLSLCRRILEAHGGTITLAHRSTADAAAERGATFVVLLS; this comes from the coding sequence ATGGGTGATTTCACCTTCTTCGAGCGGCTGAAAGACTACGTACGCTTCGGCCCGGACGATAGCCGACACCTCAAGGAAGCCTTCCCCTTCGTCGAGGCTCACTTCAAGCCCATCATCGACGACTTCTACGACGCCATCTTGACCCACGAGGACGCCAGCAAAGCGATCACGGGTGGGGACGAGCAAGTGGAGCGCTTGAAGAACACGCTCATGAGCTGGCTGGCCGAGATGTTCGAGGGGCCCCATGACGAAGCCTACTTCGACAAGCGCGCACGCATCGGACGTATGCACGTTCGCATCGGGCTGCCTCAGGATTACATGTTCACGGCCATGAACCGCATCCGGGTCCGGCTGCTCAAGGTGGTGTACGACAACCTGCACCCCGACAAAGAACGTTGCCTCCTCACGGCCACTGCGCTCGAGAAGATACTTGACCTCGAGCTTGCGATCATGCTCGAGACGTACAGGGAGTCGCTGCTCTCCGCGAACCGCGCCGCCGAGCGCTTGGCCACCATCGGGCAGTTCGCCACCGGCATCGGCCACGAGTTGCGCAACCCCCTGGGCGTGGTGGAGTCATCCATCTTCCTGCTGCGCCAGAGGCTTGGCCCCGAGGTGGCGGCCGACCCGCGCGTGGCCAAGCACATCGACCGCATTCAAAGTGAGCTCCGGCGCGCCAACAAGACCATCACCGACCTGCTCGAGCTTGCGCGCAACCGCCCACCGTCCCGCCAGACCACCTCGGCCCGCGGGCTGATCGCGCAAGCCGTCACGGCCAGCAACCTGCCCGACACCGTTCACGTGGTGGTGGAAGTTCCCGAAGATCTCTCGGTCGAGGTGGATCCCGGCCAGATGTCTCAAGTCTTTGCCAACTTGTTTCTCAACGCGGCGCAAGCCATGGGAAACGTGGGTCGCATCATGGTCAGCGCCAGCGCCCGCAACGGCCGTGTCGAATTCCGGGTCTCCGACGACGGGCCCGGTGTGCCCGTGGACGTGGCCCACCGTATCTTCGAGCCGCTCTTCACCACGAAAGCCAAGGGGACAGGCATCGGACTGTCGCTCTGCCGGCGGATTCTCGAAGCGCACGGCGGAACCATCACCCTCGCGCATCGCAGCACCGCTGACGCGGCGGCAGAGCGCGGAGCGACGTTCGTTGTGTTATTGTCTTGA